One genomic region from Chrysemys picta bellii isolate R12L10 chromosome 18, ASM1138683v2, whole genome shotgun sequence encodes:
- the LOC101941478 gene encoding torsin-1A-like produces the protein MKLLNMAGFFALVPTLVSALEPITTSLAFCGAAVMWQLFSPASWLKCRFLECCNLKDTLDIPALQMALEQKVFGQHLATQVVLKALNAYSRDKQPRKPLVMSFHGWTGTGKSFVSKIIAQNLYQRHEARRRFVHQYDAVLHFPHAEHIKQYKEQLQNWIRGNVSVCPRSLFIFSEMDQMPHGLIDSIMPYLSDREAINGVYYGKAIFLFLNNAGGDKITEVALDHWRRQKGREEIPLTDLQSMLSAEIFNNRNSGFWNSKLIQKNLVDYFIPFLPLEYKHVKECIQEELRYQGHQEDEDLVIKIALAMSDYPSEDRIYSSKGCKTVASKVNLDT, from the exons ATGAAGCTTCTGAACATGGCTGGATTCTTCGCTCTGGTGCCCACTTTGGTGTCAGCTCTGGAGCCCATCACCACCTCACTTGCTTTCTGCGGGGCCGCGGTCATGTGGCAGCTCTTCTCCCCTGCCTCCTGGCTCAAGTGCCGCTTCCTGGAGTGCTGCAATCTGAAGGACACCCTGGACATCCCAG ccctgcagatGGCTTTGGAACAGAAAGTCTTTGGGCAGCACCTCGCCACCCAGGTGGTTCTGAAAGCACTGAACGCGTACTCCAGAGACAAACAGCCCAGGAAGCCCCTGGTGATGTCCTTCCATGGCTGGACTGGCACTGGCAAGTCCTTTGTCAGCAAGATCATTGCACAGAACCTGTACCAGCGTCACGAAGCAAGGAGGAGATTCGTCCATCAGTATGACGCAGTCTTGCATTTCCCACATGCTGAACATATAAAGCAGTATAAG gagcagctgcagaattgGATTCGAGGGAATGTCAGCGTCTGTCCGAGGTCGCTTTTCATTTTCTCTGAAATGGACCAGATGCCGCATGGTCTGATTGACTCCATCATGCCGTACCTCAGCGATCGCGAGGCTATCAATGGCGTCTACTACGGCAAGGCCATCTTCCTCTTCCTGAA TAACGCAGGAGGGGATAAAATAACAGAGGTGGCGCTCGATCATTGgaggagacagaagggaagagaagaaattccCCTGACGGACCTGCAGTCTATGCTATCTGCCGAGATTTTCAATAACAGGAACA gtggTTTTTGGAATAGCAAGCTGATCCAGAAGAACCTGGTAGATTATTTCATCCCTTTCTTGCCCCTGGAATATAAACATGTGAAAGAGTGCATCCAAGAGGAGCTGCGCTACCAAGGCCACCAAGAAGATGAAGACCTCGTCATAAAGATTGCCTTAGCAATGTCCGACTACCCCAGTGAAGATAGAATCTACTCTAGCAAAGGTTGCAAAACTGTGGCCTCAAAGGTGAACCTGGATACCTAG
- the LOC101941762 gene encoding torsin-1A, whose protein sequence is MQLLLGLLWLLVPGSAALEPISLSIAIGAASVLTGYLSYPSFYCGFVECCPGEADRPNTTALKEDLDNKLFGQHLAKDVILKAVTGFRNNPNPKKPLALSLHGWGGTGKNFVSQFIAKSIHKAGQKSKFVHLFIATLHFPHDHQITLYKDQLQTWIRGNVSACARSVFIFDEMDKLHPGLIDAIKPFLDYYEQIDGVSYRRAIFIFLSNAGADLINKVALDFWRSGKDRKQIQLKDLEPVLSVAVFNNKNSGLWHSSLIDRNLIDYFVPFLPLEYKHLKMCIRAEIESGGKKINEAIVDEVAKEMTFFPKDEKIYSVKGCKLVLQKLLFYWERL, encoded by the exons atgcagctgctgctggggctgctcTGGCTCCTGGTGCCGGGCTCGGCCGCGCTGGAGCCCATCAGCCTGAGCATCGCCATCGGGGCGGCCTCCGTGCTCACCGGCTACCTGTCCTACCCCAGCTTCTACTGCGGCTTCGTGGAGTGCTGCCCCGGGGAGGCGGACCGGCCCAATACCACCG CACTGAAGGAGGATCTGGATAATAAACTCTTTGGACAGCACCTTGCCAAAGACGTGATCCTGAAAGCAGTGACTGGATTCAGAAACAACCCAAATCCCAAAAAGCCACTCGCTCTCTCCCTACACGGCTGGGGAGGCACGGGTAAAAACTTTGTCAGCCAATTCATCGCAAAGAGCATTCACAAAGCAGGACAGAAAAGCAAATTTGTTCATCTCTTTATAGCCACACTACACTTCCCACATGATCATCAGATTACACTGTATAAG GATCAATTGCAAACGTGGATTCGGGGTAACGTGAGCGCCTGTGCCAGGTCCGTGTTCATATTTGATGAAATGGATAAATTGCACCCTGGCCTCATTGATGCCATCAAGCCATTCTTAGACTATTACGAGCAGATTGATGGGGTGTCCTACCGGAGAGCCATCTTTATCTTTCTCAG TAATGCAGGTGCGGATTTAATTAATAAAGTGGCTCTGGACTTCTGGAGGAGTGGAAAAGACAGGAAGCAGATTCAGCTGAAAGACCTGGAGCCTGTGTTATCTGTAGCAGTCTTCAATAATAAGAATA GTGGCTTGTGGCACAGCAGCCTGATCGATAGAAACCTCATTGATTACTttgtccccttcctgcccctggaGTACAAGCATCTTAAGATGTGCATCAGGGCAGAAATCGAGTCCGGTGGCAAGAAAATCAACGAGGCGATCGTTGACGAGGTGGCCAAGGAGATGACATTCTTCCCAAAAGATGAGAAAATCTACTCTGTTAAAGGCTGCAAGCTCGTGCTGCAGAAGCTGTTGTTTTATTGGGAGAGGTTATGA